CATCTTATGCTGTTCAATCTTACGGGGTACTAACATTATTCCCAGAACCACGAGCAGAAGCACTGGGCCACTAGCCGCTGACAAACCAATTTTATTTTTGGTTATGAATTTAGACAAAACAGTGGATAAGCTGACGCAGCCAGGGGGTTTGTAGGGATTTCCAAATGTTCCTAGCTCGCACTGGCACTTGAATTTTCCAGGCAAATTCTTGCAGATGCCGCCAAAGCACCTTGTTGCTGTGATGTTGCACTCGTCGATATCTGTAGCCATTAACCAACCAGAATGAACAATAAATAACAAAGTGATTGAAGCCCCCAATGAACAAACATTATTGAGAAAAATCAGTGATATATATGAAGAGTACTTGAGTAATGAAACAGAAAGGTAAAATCTCTCAGTGATTCAGTAGTGACCTTTGCATCCGTCAGTGATGTAAGGGTTGCCCTGGTAGCCCTTGTTGCAGTGGCACGTAAAGCCTCCATTCTCTTGCCGGCAGCCGCTGTCCTTGCTCTTGCAAAGCTGGCTGGCTACGTCCCCGGGGCACTGCGCCGAGTTGTCTGCAGGCACTGAGAAGCCTTGCTTAACCGCCCACTGTAGAACAAGGGGAGATGAGAAGTAACGGGGCATGGGCATGTTCAAAGTCGTGTCGAAGATCATGTCCCACCACTGTTTAGTCAATCCCTCCTCTGAGATGAACGCCAATGGCATATCATTTATTAGGACCGAGTTCACGCCGACTTTGAACTCCATTTTCTCGGGCGAGCTGCCCGCTAAGATGGGTGCATGGCAGCAGGCATCGCTGCCGGAGCAGTGGCGGTATGGGCCGGAGCTGATGTTGGCGACGCAGCCGGCGatgatgctgctgctgccgccgtttCTGTACTTGTTCCCGTACAGGGTGGCCTGCACACCGTCCCCAAAGAAGAGGAACTCGTTCCTGGCTGACAGCATGTAGGATTCGCCGATGTCCGGGAGCTGAAAGCTCGTAGCCTTTGTGGTGCCGTTGGGGTCCGAGGTGAAGTCGTCGTCGACGATGCGGGTGTGGTGGACGACGCGCACCGTGGAGTCATGCAAGGAGACGTCGACGACCTGGAGGATGCCTTTGCTGTCGAGAAGCAGCCGTGGGGGACTGTAGCTTGTGTTGCAGGTGAGGTTGAGCCCCGGCCAGTAGCAGTGGGAGGGCCCGAAGCCGAAGGGGTACGGCACGCTCACGTTGCCGCAGGAGGTGATGTTGCAGTCAGGCAGCCCATTCGGCGCAGGAGCCACCGTAGGCAACAGTGCATCCGCTGCAAATAAATTTAGGTATGAAAATTAATTCGATGGAGGTGTTCCCTCCGTCCTAAATTATCAGTCCTTTTATTTTTCtaggtacataaattttgctatatatttaattatgaaaataaatttAGATATGAAAATTAATTCGATGAAGACGTTTGCTCCgtcctaaattattagtcgttttatttttctagatatatagattttgctatacaTCTAGACTATATACCTAGAaaaataaaataactaataatttaggaaggAGGGAGTACGAGCAACAAGCTATCTATCTAGTAGTGCGTCCCACCGGCCGAACCTGTAGCAGTGGAGTTGATTTTGAAACAGCCACCTTTCACTCCGGGGTTGCCAAAAGTTCCATACGGGCACCGGCATTCCATTGATCCGATGGTGTTGATGCATTCGCCGAAGCACCCATTCATTTCAGCTGGGAGACTGCACTCGTCCATGTCTGCAGCCAATCAACCGCGCACAAATTACTGTATTTATTAATAACAAATGCATGGTGTAGAAATTAGTAATTAAGGTGGCCCTTGGCCTATCAAGAAGTGCCACAGTGGTTAAAATTATAACTTGATTTTGGTACCTACTCCGACTCTACCCAGACTAAAAAGCTAGTACAAAATAGGGCTAGTAGTCCCGGTTCCTAACACCTTTTAGTTCCGGTTATGGAACCGGGACTACAAATCCAGACTAAAAAGCTGGATTATTAGTTCCGGTTCCCGCATCTGGGACTAAAGGGTCTGTGTTTGAAAAAAATTACTCTACACATAGTACTTAAACATATAACCTCTTGCCTCACACATAGCTTCCTTGCCACCTCACCTACACAACACATGTGACTCTAGTTAGAATGtcttacttttgaactaacccGTCGACATCCCTTTAGTTCGGGTTGATAGCACCAACCGAGACTAAAAGGTCCTTCCGGTTGATACCACCAACCGGAACTAAATGGTGATCCTTTAATCCCGGTTGGTGTTACCAACCGAGACTAACTTTTAGTCAGAGAGACTTTTAGTTCCGGTTGGAGGCTCCAACCAGGACTAATATTCTCCCAGCCCCTGGTTAGATCCGAAACTAATGCCTCCATTGATCCCGGACCTAACATCGGCCGAGACTAATGTCAAAGATGAAAAGGCCTATTTTGTACAAAGTGGCCCTATCCCGATGACTTGTTTGGACGAGAAGGATTCGTTGTTGTTCCATACGCCAACCCAAACATTTGTTGAAGCCTTACCAAAAGGGTAAAAATAGAATAGAACCCCTACGAAATCTCAGAATGGATTACACTAAAATAAAAGAACAAAAGAAAATTCTCCTATCTTTCCAAGTATTAAATGTCCATAAAATTATTATCTACTCTGCCATTGAGAATACTTTGCTAAATAGCTTCAGCTTCACCGAAAAGCTACTTTACCATTAAAGTAAAAGCCGAAGCCATTTTAGAACGAGGCAGACACCTACCGAACAGACCAGTGTTTAATTTGGCGCGTGTTTCCCTCCTGGGTCACCACCGCCAGGACTAGTTTACGGCCAACAAACTCCCACGTGAGGCAGAAGTTTCGTCCGTACGGAGCAAGGTTTCCTTCCGTCATTCTGCACCCTGCCTCCCACGACTCTccgtggaggaggagaagggagagggagctCTAGTGGCCGGTTTAGAGAGTTTCTGAAGTTGCAAACGAGGAAGAGAACGAGATAAGGGTTCCGTTTTATAGCGAAAGAAGGTTGGGACGGTGGGTGGTTTGGGCATATATAGCCGATCCTGGGTGACGTGCGTTCATATGCTTCCCAAGAACGGAGCGTCGGACCGCTGGTTCAAGCGATACGCAACGGAGGGCAAGCTTGCCATGCTGGCTGATCTGGGTTCGGCCAAGTTGGGCTGTAGCCTAGGGGGATTTGAAGCGGGTAGAAAATGATAAAGAAGTAGCCAGAGATGAAATTTCAaggtactccctccattccaaattaaaTTATAGATTATTTCGGTTTTTCTAGATAAATAATTTTTACAATGCAGCTAGATATACGGTACATCAAGATATATAAATAGAAACTATGTACGTAGAAAACCTAAAATGACCATAAATTTGAAAAAGAAGGAGTATTGAAAGTTGATTTATAGAACTTCTGTACTATTCCAAAGAATGAACTTGATCGAGATGGACATGGGGATTAGTAAATTGATCAGGGAAGAGAGGCCTTGGACACCTGAAGTTAATCAAGGGATTGAACCCATCTATGATTTGATATATATAGACTTAAAAATGACTTGGGAAAAGAAATTCTAGAGCAATGATTTGATGTCCAAACTAGAGATAGATCACTGGTTGCATCAAGAAATTGGTCTAGGAATTATATCAGGTCTTTTACTTGAATTAGATCTAAATTCTAAAGTGCCACACAGAACTCCAAGAAACATTAAATGCACATGAGTTAATTGTGCAACTGTTAATTTAAAAAGGTCACATTATGGAGCAAATTTGAGTTACTTAATTAGCCAACTAAGCAAATTTAGAAAGTTCAAAATGTTGTTAGTGAATTTTGCTACCCTTCTAAGTGAGCAAAACACAAAGTGTCACACTGAGAGGGAGTGAAAGCGGCAGAGGAATATGGAGGGAGGACAATTTTTGTTCAAAATTGTACCTTTTAACAAATGATGAATCCTAATTAAGTACTACTTAATTAATGATAGTATATGCGGAATAGAGACTGTCCTTATAACCTTCACATGTAGTAAAGCACTGGCATATTTCCTAGTACGAAACTAGTTCGTAGTATATTTTTTCCTACATTAAACTATACTACCCATGATTTGTATTAACTAAGTGATGGTCAAAGCTTGGTGTGCTTTTAAGCCGCCAAGGTAGTTTTGAATTCTAGTAGTGAAATTAAAGTATACAGAGTTTGGTAACGTCTAGAATCCTTGTATACTTCCAGAAATGGAGCGGACTATCCTTAATTAGAACGTAGTCACAAGCTATATATAGTTGGCATTGGATGAACTAATAAACAATGAATTAATTTACTTGCTATGTATTCTCTCCGTTCCAAATTTTAgatcgttttggcaaatctagatacgTAACTTTTGCTATGCATATAGATACATAATgaaaattatatatctagatttgaATAACCAAATAAACTAGCTATATACGGTCACTAATAACTTGATGAGTAAGATCGAATCGGAGTGGTAGCTAACCTTGGCATCCGCCGGGGAGGTAAGGGTTGCCTTGGTAACCCCGGTCGCAACCGCACGTATAGCCTTCCGCTGGGAAGGCGGTCGAGCAGTAGCTGTGCTCGCTCTTGCACAGCATGCGGCGTACGCCGTCATCGCATAGGCCATGGTGTTGCGGGGCTTGAGGCAGGCCCCACGTGACGCCCCACTGGAGGATGAAGGGAGCCTCCTTGACCTCGTCCGCGCGCACCGACCAGTTGAACTGGTCGATCCACCCCTCCTCCACGACGAAGACGTTCACTGGCCAGTGCTTCTTCTGCTCTACAGCGGCGCTTCCGCTGTAGAGTCGCTTGGCCTGCACTTCACTTGGCATGCTGATCATGGTGACGGGCGACTGGCAGCAGCCTGAGGTGCCGGTGCACCCTGTGACCCTTATCACATCGAACGTATTTGTGTAGACTTCGTCGTCTTCATTGCGCGCCTTAGTGCATAAGCTGGCGCAGCCGCCGATGAATCCTGGGGGGGTTTCCCCATCGTCAGTGCCTTGTTGTACGAGAAGCATCGCTACAACGTCGCACCCGAAGACGACGACATTATTTCCAACCGCCAGCAGGTAGCCATACTCCGTGAAGGCGCGGCCGAAGGAGCCGCTCCAGCCGTCGGAGGTGAAGTCGTCCCCGGTCGCGTTGATGATGGAGCCGGCGCGCATGACGCGGACCGCTGTGTTCTCCAGGGAGATGTCGGCGACCCGGAGGGTGCCGTCGCCGAGGAGCAGCCGTGGTGGGTTGTAGCTGGTGTCGCAGGTGAGGTTGAACCCCCGCCAATAGCAGCGGGAGGGCCCGAGGCCGAAGGGGTACGGCACGCTCACGTTCCCGCAGGTGGTGCTGCAGTTGGGCTTCCCTATCACAGATGCCTTCTGCGGTGGCGGCGCCgaagctgctgctgcggctgccggGGCGAGCTGCAACGCCTCCATCACCACCATCAGCGCCACTGGTATTAGCACAGCTGCTGAGGTTTGCGACGACATCATTGTAGGCTACAAAGTGTGTGGACTTAGCTACTCGATCCTACTAGTACGCAGCAGCAGGACACGCACGCCTGATGAGCTGCGCTCTccggctagctagctagctgctgccTGCCATTGTGCTACAGTTAGTTGGTGATGAACTGTGTGCGAGCTGAGCACATGAAGGCCATAGATATATGGAAGGAAAGATCCGCTAGCAAGCTGCTTGCGCGTTCCCGGCCGTGGGGACAACGTGTGTCCGGATGGCGACAGATCTCACCAACCACGCGCATGCAGCATGCATGCCACTACCCTGCTGCGCTTAACTTTACACTTGTACAGTACTACTTGAAAGTAGTTGATCTGCTGGTCACGAGAAGCGCACTTCGACTAAACAAAATTGGATGTTCACTTCTTTCCAAAAAACAGAAGAAAAATCGGATGTTCAGCAGCTCGGCGATCTGCTAGACATCACCGCGGTTTATTGGCTGGGCATGGCGCGTGAAGGATTTCCTTCCGTCCGGGATGAAAActaacaaattctgtgtcagaCGCCTGAGATTTCATTTTCCAATTATTGGCTGACCTCTCAGCCgtccatctcagatccagcaTCCCTCCTGCCGGATCCGCCTAGCTAGCAGGTCCTCTATTCCAGGCCACATCCATCGACGACCATCGTCTGTCCAAGCCCATAGATCACTAGAGATCAGCAGAGACCAAGAGAAACTCCAAAAACTTCTCTCTAGTCTCGCCATTGACTGCTAGAGTTCCTTAACTTGCATTGTCGACCTCTCTATTCATATGCATGACAAAGGAGGAAGACATTGCATGGTGTGCTAGCTTCGTGGCGACTGCAACCAACACAACTCACCAAACATGTGCGAAAAGAAGTATGAATACATGTGCAAGTTATATCATATCCTGTATACATATGTTGGAGCTAGCCGCATCTTAAACTTTGTGGAAAGTTGACGCGTGTGGTTGTATTATATGCTTGACATTTAATTTAGCCTGACTAACAAGCTGCCTGCTTTATTTTTTATATTGGTTTTACTGAAGAATTAGTAGCATGCTGCCTTTAATCTGGTTAGCTTTCCGCAAGGCAGGGAGTACGTGTCGTGTACGCGCTGATGAGTGCTTTATTAGAGCCATGCATGTGTGTTATTAGGAACGTTCCTAAACATATAAATACATAGTGGCCGATTAGGCCATGTCTTTGAGTTAACAAGTTAAGGCCCACCCCGACCAAAAAGAGCTATCATAGTACATGTTTCACTTTATGGAGCACACTAGCATATCATTTGTAAGGAAAAAAAGGGGTCAAGATCAACTATAAGTCACACGTAATCTAGTTTACCAAAACTATAATTAAGTAGTCCATGCAAGCAGCTGGTTTTGTAAAGTTCACTACTGTTCACACCCTCGTTTAGTTGGCTCCATTAGTTTACATATGTTGCTCATTCTACCCAACATTCTAAGCATGCCGAAAGTGGCTAGGACGGCTTAACTAAGAATTTGCTGAGTACCTTAGCATCTCAGAAAATTAGGGGCATGTGCCCTCGCTCAGCCGCTTGCATTGCATCTACATAGGCCGCCGGCCCAAAAAGAACACCACCACGACTACACGCATTTGGTCTTATCTATTCCTTAACGCTTTTGCGCAtgatttttttcttttatcCCTTTTCTTTTAATTTTTTTTCCATTGTTTCCTTTTACTAGGATAGGTGTACGTGCGTCACGCAtgtattttaaaaaatatagtAAATATAATTTTAATGCTAAACTATGCGTGCCAACAAACTCACACTCAATTTCTCATCCTACACAATACATTGCAAATTTTCACCATAAGTGTCCTACTTATCCTAATTGAAAAGATCTAAGTTATGGTGCTAATATAAAATACAATACATTTCTCTCCGAGCAATTAACACAAATGAAAAACTTTATAATTTTTATAGAAGTCATGAAAATTAATATAATATTAAAAAATAATAAACCACTATGGTGGAACTTGTGAACTGGTAACCTAATCGATTCGATCTTTGGTCTGGGGTTTTGTTTCTATGACTTTGCTTGCGGTACTGGCCTTCAATGTCTTCCTCGATCACTCAACGGCTATAGCTAAAGTGGCACAACAGACAAGCAAACACAAACAAGCAATAAAATCAAACCAAATGAGCTCAACAAGAAGTAGGCATTCCATCTGCGGAGCCGGATTCTGGAGTGTACAGTGGTGGAGGGTGGCAGAATCAGCTCTAAGTTCCCCTGCTACATAAAAGACTTCTTGGAAATACCTACTTATTGTTTCAACAGACCTTGAAAATGGAACTTAGATGCACCTAAACCTTTGATTGTGGCCTACAACTTAAAGGAACATTGCAACCTGCTCTTCTATGTTGTAGTGGAAACTATCTTTGAGCAGGCCATGATCGCGGAACAGGTCACAAAGCTGGAAGAAGGGGGCCTTTTTCATCCTAAGCTGATTAACACACTGGATGTCATTGGAGTTGTAAATGAAACTAAGGTTTTTCTGTCTCTGCTCATCTCTAGGAAGCATTGGACCATAAGAAATTGGAGGTCTAGCAGTCAATTGGCGCCTAAACCTAATCATCATCCATGCACTAATGATAGAAACTAGAGCTGCCCCCCTAAGGATCAGTTGGCGGCGCCTACTGGCAACATCATCCATGGCTATTACAAACATAAAAGTTCTTGTATTAGAGGGCAATGGAAAAATATGTACATCTATCATCTATGAAGATGTGCATATTACAAGCCATGATATGATGCAACAAGCAGTCAAACACAAGATCTACACCTAATACTACCACATCTACAACATTCAAAGGGAGATCTGCAACATGGGGTACCAGATCTACAACATTCAAAGGGATATCTAAAACATGGGCTACCAGATCTAACCAAAAACAAACATCAACAATATAGCATACATCTGGCTCAACAATCTATAGGCTACAAGAAAGATAGGACAATCTAATGACTACAATATTAGAACACAGACGATGGAGGCGGGagagaacatgaatgacaagtcAAACAACGAGGAATGGAGAACAGATCCTTGAAGCCCTACCGAAGGACGGGAAGAGGTAGCCGACGGGCTCCCCTTCGAGCTTGTAGAGCGGGGAAGAGGTGGCGGCGAAATCCTAGCTCGGCGATGGCATGCGTTTGCGAGAGCGAAGAGCGAGGGCGAGAGCAAGCGGAGAGGGAGGCCGAGCCCGGACGGCGCAAATGAGTACTGTGCAGCGGTAACCCTAGCGAGGCGGAGGATTTTGTTCCCTGCAGTACGGACCGCGGACCGCACAAGGCAGGCCTGCAAAATTGGCCGTGCGGAGCTAATGCAGCCTGCACAAGCCGGAAACAAAATCGAAATCCGTTTCCGGCAATGCAGCCTGGGCTGCCCCTTTTGCACTCCGCAAGCCTGGCTACGAGGTCTACCCAACCATCCAAACATGTTGGGCTGCACTATAGAAGCCTGATATCCAATCACCACCTTAATTTATTGGCTGGGCATGGCGCGTGCAGTGATTCCTTCCGGCCAGGACGATGACACAACAAATAATAATGGGAAATTGCATGAGATTTCATGTTCCACATGTCCTCGCTCTCCCAACCTCAGGTCCTCAGCTAGCCGTCCATATCTCGCACGGATTCAATGTCGCTGTCTGTGAGCTACTTTCTTGCCAAATGAATCACAGTTCTGCAGCGCTTGCCCCCCACCTTACACCCTCCGGCCGTCTCATGGGTTACTCTCGTTCATGGCTACTGCAACCAACACAACTCACCAAACACGAGCAAAAAGATGTACAGTGGAAGCTAgctacacacacacacacaaaaaaaaaaacaaaaacacGATACGTGCATGTTGGGGCCGCGCACCAACATATGGCACTCATTCTAGCTAACATTATTCAAAAGCATGCCGAAAGTAGCTAGTAGGTACCTAAAGGAACGCCGCCGTTACTGTACACATGCTGGTCTTACTGCACGCCAGACGTGCATGCTTTTTGCTTGTCTTGTTTTATTTCAAAACTTTTCCTTTCCAAGTTTTTCTTCTTAATTTATATTCTCTTATTCTTTTTTTGCTTGTCACCACACACTTTCTTTTATTATGCTTACTGAAAGTATATTCATTTATGTTAATCATATAATCTTTTACCTCCTTGTTTTTATAGATATTTTGTCGTGAGAACTTTTTGAAGTTTTTTACGGAGAACTTGGTTGAAGATGTTTTTTCTAGAAAGTTTGTGCCAAATGCTTTTTTCAGAAAACCTTTCAAAAAAGTTCTTTAAAAGAAAG
Above is a genomic segment from Panicum hallii strain FIL2 chromosome 8, PHallii_v3.1, whole genome shotgun sequence containing:
- the LOC112903530 gene encoding wall-associated receptor kinase 2-like — protein: MMSSQTSAAVLIPVALMVVMEALQLAPAAAAAASAPPPQKASVIGKPNCSTTCGNVSVPYPFGLGPSRCYWRGFNLTCDTSYNPPRLLLGDGTLRVADISLENTAVRVMRAGSIINATGDDFTSDGWSGSFGRAFTEYGYLLAVGNNVVVFGCDVVAMLLVQQGTDDGETPPGFIGGCASLCTKARNEDDEVYTNTFDVIRVTGCTGTSGCCQSPVTMISMPSEVQAKRLYSGSAAVEQKKHWPVNVFVVEEGWIDQFNWSVRADEVKEAPFILQWGVTWGLPQAPQHHGLCDDGVRRMLCKSEHSYCSTAFPAEGYTCGCDRGYQGNPYLPGGCQDMDECSLPAEMNGCFGECINTIGSMECRCPYGTFGNPGVKGGCFKINSTATADALLPTVAPAPNGLPDCNITSCGNVSVPYPFGFGPSHCYWPGLNLTCNTSYSPPRLLLDSKGILQVVDVSLHDSTVRVVHHTRIVDDDFTSDPNGTTKATSFQLPDIGESYMLSARNEFLFFGDGVQATLYGNKYRNGGSSSIIAGCVANISSGPYRHCSGSDACCHAPILAGSSPEKMEFKVGVNSVLINDMPLAFISEEGLTKQWWDMIFDTTLNMPMPRYFSSPLVLQWAVKQGFSVPADNSAQCPGDVASQLCKSKDSGCRQENGGFTCHCNKGYQGNPYITDGCKDIDECNITATRCFGGICKNLPGKFKCQCELGTFGNPYKPPGCVSLSTVLSKFITKNKIGLSAASGPVLLLVVLGIMLVPRKIEQHKMKILKQKHFKQNRGQLLQQLISQKADIAERMIIPLDELAKATNNFDKSRELGGGGHGTVYKGILSDLHVVAIKKSKITVQKEIDEFINEVAILSQINHKNVVKLFGCCLETEVPLLVYEFISNGTLYHHLHVEGPRSLSWGNRLRIATEIATSLVYLHSAVSTPIIHRDIKSSNILLDDTLTSKISDFGASRYIPMDKTGLTTRVQGTIGYLDPMYFCTSRLTEKSDVYSFGVILVELLTRKKPFSFLSTEGDGLVSHFLNLLDEGNLIQVIDPQVTEEGGEEVQEVAMLAASCINLRGEERPTMRLVEHTLEGLRGSKMYKNDDIVAVEFGDDRIVVSCPSSTKEGQRFEESSRRYSLEQEMIMSARYPR